Below is a genomic region from Bacillus cereus group sp. RP43.
TGAAGTTTTAAAATGGGAGCCAACGATTCGGAAGCATGCGAAAGCCTTTGGTGTGGAACCATTTGTTGCTTTAATGCTTGCTCAAATGATGCAAGAAAGTGGAGGTCGAGGTAGCGATCCGATGCAAAGTTCGGAAGGTGCATTTAATACGAAATATTGTAAGTCACCAAACTGTATTACTGATCCAGATTATAGTATTTGGGCTGGTGTACAGGAATTTAAACATGCGATAGAAAGAGCTGGTGTAACGAGTCCAGGTGACATGGATCATATTAAAACAGCACTTCAAGCCTACAATTTTGGAACAGGATTTTTTGATTTTGTTAACTCAAATGGTGGTAAATATACAAAGGAATTAGCGATAAAATTCTCACAGGAGCAATACAAAAAAGTAGCCCACACGGGTATGTATCATTGCCTTAGACCAGAAGCCGTACCGTATCAAGCGTGTTATGGCGATATATTGTACGTTGATGCGGTTTTAAAATATTATCAGCCGGGTTCTGTTGTTTCTGGTGGAGGAGGAAATCCAGGAAGTGGAGGAAGTAGTGGTTCAAAAGTTGCCGATGTAGGTCGTCAATGGATAGGGCGTTCTACCTATGTATTTGGTGGAGGACGTAACACAAATGACATTGCAAGAGGGATTTTTGATTGTTCAAGTTTTGTACGTTGGGCATTCGAACAAGTAGGGATGTATACCAGTCCAATTGGAGCTGTAAGTACGGAAACATTAAATAAAATCGGTACAAAAGTATCAGCAAATGATATGAAACCGGGTGATGTTATTTTCTTTGATACCTACAAACATGACGGACACGTTGGCATTGTAATTGATAAAAATACTTTCATAGGATGCCAAACAAATAAAGGTGTTTCTATTGAAGATTTAAATAATCCGTATTGGAAAAAAGTCTTTTCTGGTCACGTAAGGCGATTCTAGAAGAATAGGAGTGTGAAAAAATGTTGTCATTAGATAGATCGAAAGTATATCTGTTCTTAGTGGTTATGGCTGTCAATTTAGTATTAGGTCTTGTAAGTGTAGATATTGATTTAATCGTTGCGGTTCCGTTCTTAGCATTTACGGTATTTATTGCAGTGAATGATGAAATTTTAGAGGAAGCTACAAAAGGTAAAGTAACCACATTATTTAAAAAGAAGACAGAACTAATACTATTAATCTTGTTATGCCTTCTTTGTTTTTGTTCAGGGTTTTTAATTTATAGAATCATGTAAAGGAGGAATTGATATGAAGGATAAACGAAAATTCTTGTTTATTGTGTTTGTCATTTTAGTTGTAGGTGTGACAGCTTTTAATATCTATTTGAGCAAAAAATCAATGAGTGATGGCAAAGAAAAACAGTTGAAACTTTCAAATGAATTACTAACAAAACAAAATGAAGACTTAAAAAAACGACTGGATAAGGTGCTTCCTTCCGCACAAGAACAACAGAGAAGGGCGTACTTATCGACAGCCGAAACGTTCATTCAATTATCATTTCACCGAGAAAAAGAAGGATACAGTGAGCGAAAAGAAAAAGCAAAATCCATTATGAGTGAAGAACTTTTACAACAATTTTATCCAACTGGTAAATACGAATTAGGAGATACGTATAAAACGAAACCAATAGAAATGAAATTTTATTTACAAGAAAATGAACCCGATAAAGAGGAGGTAAATGTGCTAGCTGAATTTATAAATGTCACGACAGATTCATCGCAAAATCGAGAAGAAAAAGTAAACAATGTGTTGCGAATCATCATAAAAAAAGAAAAAGAAACATGGCGAGTTACGAGTGTAGAAGAACTCAATATGAAAGTCTTATAACGAAAAAAGGTGGGGTGAGAGTGTGATAGGTGCGATTGGTAAGAAAAGTGAAAGAATCAATCTAAGAAAAAATAAGTCGTGGGTCTACCTAACAATTATCAGCTTTCTATTTTTGGGTTTTTTCGCTTTCTTGACATCTAAAATTTACATGCCAAACGATGAAAAACTATTCCATACAGAAACAAATAAAGTAATTAAGTTGTCGGGTATGGGGAAATTGATTGTAGAACAAAGGGAATACAATCCACACAAAAACTTTATACAAATTCGTTTTCGAATAGAAGGGTATGAGGAAACAGGATTTACGTTTAAAGCACAAGAAAAAGTAAAGTCTGGTGTTCAATTACCTGTCAAAGTGTTGTATGAAGAGAACGGGAATTATGTGGTGGAAGTAACAGAGTTATCTCCGAATTGGGGAGCATTAGCTTTCGATATTTACAATAAAAACGGTGAAAAAGAACAAATGGATATTCGTAAATTCACGCAAGATGTTAACGAATATGAAGAAGAAAATGCATCAACAAAAAGTCCGAATAAATTAGTTCAGACGATTTTTACCGATCAAAGAAAAACAAAAGCAAATGATGAATTGTTAGCTGAAGATAAAAAAACATATGAGCTAGATTTTATAGAAAGAGACAAAAAAGATATCGAAACAAAAATAAAAAATTATGGAAAAGCAATCAAAATGGAAGAAGAAAATGCGAAGACAGTTTATGAAAAAGTAAAAGAATTAAAAGATGAAATGAAGTATCAAACTGAAGCGGAAAAAACGGAAACACAATCAAAAATAGCATCCTTAGAATCTAAAATAAAATCATCAGAAAAGAAC
It encodes:
- a CDS encoding MerR family transcriptional regulator, which translates into the protein MKDKRKFLFIVFVILVVGVTAFNIYLSKKSMSDGKEKQLKLSNELLTKQNEDLKKRLDKVLPSAQEQQRRAYLSTAETFIQLSFHREKEGYSERKEKAKSIMSEELLQQFYPTGKYELGDTYKTKPIEMKFYLQENEPDKEEVNVLAEFINVTTDSSQNREEKVNNVLRIIIKKEKETWRVTSVEELNMKVL
- a CDS encoding lysozyme family protein, which gives rise to MHLVLKVIPKKWLITLALLVMGLFSFLLLGVMSIFIAAMGGESGTDAGDITYTGEGQVMNVSPEVLKWEPTIRKHAKAFGVEPFVALMLAQMMQESGGRGSDPMQSSEGAFNTKYCKSPNCITDPDYSIWAGVQEFKHAIERAGVTSPGDMDHIKTALQAYNFGTGFFDFVNSNGGKYTKELAIKFSQEQYKKVAHTGMYHCLRPEAVPYQACYGDILYVDAVLKYYQPGSVVSGGGGNPGSGGSSGSKVADVGRQWIGRSTYVFGGGRNTNDIARGIFDCSSFVRWAFEQVGMYTSPIGAVSTETLNKIGTKVSANDMKPGDVIFFDTYKHDGHVGIVIDKNTFIGCQTNKGVSIEDLNNPYWKKVFSGHVRRF